A region of the Anaerobiospirillum thomasii genome:
CTAATCTATCTGCCGTCTTCTTTAAATCATCCTTTGCCCCCTGCATTGTGATCCATGGTTCGTGGATCATAAACATTGAGCCCTTTTGCATAGTGACATGGGCATTCTTGGCAGAGGTGATCAAAGTGGCAGCACTTGCAGCTAAACCCGTGACGCTTATCCTCGGCTGTATCTCCAATGATTCTAAAAAGGTTTTTAATTGCAAGCCCCTCATTTGTGGATCCGC
Encoded here:
- a CDS encoding ATP-dependent Clp protease proteolytic subunit, coding for MISFNKKSNTLYISGAIEGAHFFKEGDSNTVFELSQYDTARALNVVINSPGGSTNEGLAIKNLFRIIGDTAEDKRHGFSCKCCHFDHLCQECPCHYAKGLNVYDPRTMDHNAGGKG